The following proteins come from a genomic window of bacterium:
- the holA gene encoding DNA polymerase III subunit delta, translated as MSSSSASETAHPPVVLVTGDSNTLRDAAIAELREQVIGEGPRDFNEDRFDLAGPKVDPGSVISVARTHPVMAPGRLLIVRGLGAKKAAKFIEQALIPYLEDPVGTTCLILEAEKLDKRLKWVKRVAKLGKLLDCAGPKRPAEAKQFVERRLKTLGKKPGQGTASALVELVGPDLDRLHMEIEKLVLYLGDRQEAGADDVAEVTGHLRPTALYELTDAIGRRKLAEALKILRQLTEHGEAPLAILGALANHFRRLLRARECRPLEAREVEARLSVHPYAARMLVEQARGFDLRRLRVCLEAVRRTDEALKGRLPLTPGLAIERLVLAVCS; from the coding sequence ATGAGCTCTTCCAGCGCTTCTGAGACGGCCCACCCCCCTGTCGTGCTGGTAACGGGAGATTCGAACACGTTGCGGGATGCGGCGATCGCCGAATTGCGCGAACAGGTGATCGGCGAGGGACCCCGCGACTTCAACGAGGACCGCTTCGATCTCGCGGGCCCAAAGGTCGATCCCGGGAGCGTCATTTCCGTGGCGCGCACGCATCCGGTCATGGCCCCCGGGCGCCTGTTGATCGTGCGCGGGCTCGGCGCAAAGAAAGCTGCGAAATTCATCGAGCAGGCCCTGATTCCGTATCTGGAAGATCCGGTGGGCACCACCTGTCTGATCCTGGAAGCTGAAAAACTCGACAAGCGCCTGAAGTGGGTCAAGCGGGTGGCCAAGCTCGGAAAACTGCTCGATTGCGCCGGCCCCAAGCGCCCCGCCGAGGCCAAACAGTTCGTCGAAAGGCGCCTCAAGACGCTGGGCAAGAAGCCCGGACAGGGTACGGCCTCCGCCCTCGTGGAACTGGTCGGTCCCGACCTCGATCGACTCCATATGGAGATCGAGAAGCTCGTGCTGTACCTCGGCGATCGACAGGAGGCCGGTGCGGATGATGTCGCCGAGGTGACCGGCCACCTGCGGCCCACGGCCCTCTACGAGCTCACAGACGCGATCGGGCGCCGCAAGCTTGCCGAGGCGCTGAAGATCTTACGCCAGCTCACAGAGCACGGTGAGGCGCCGCTGGCGATTCTGGGAGCGCTGGCGAATCACTTTCGACGCCTCCTGAGAGCCCGGGAGTGCCGGCCTCTGGAAGCCCGCGAAGTCGAGGCCCGTCTCTCCGTTCACCCCTACGCGGCGCGTATGCTGGTGGAGCAGGCGCGAGGCTTCGATTTGAGGCGCTTGCGCGTCTGTCTGGAAGCCGTGCGGCGCACGGATGAAGCTCTCAAAGGTCGCCTGCCGCTGACGCCGGGACTGGCGATCGAACGGCTGGTTCTGGCCGTCTGCTCGTGA
- the trkA gene encoding Trk system potassium transporter TrkA, giving the protein MSIVIVGGGEIGATLAEHLSRESKDVIVIEADEARVRELRDAADVSVVHGNGSNPEVLKAAGLDEAEMLIAVTNSDEVNIVASLVATKQSVIRTNIARVRDPDLAAAVPALFEDDPLDLNINPEEVAARNILKTLRVPGAAGVFDFADGRVQVGAFTVDQDCATVGVPLFELANKFDFDFNIVAISRRGPAFIPDGRSQIEIGDKIYAAGSPEALSELASLLGKPNVDTRRIVIAGGGNITYHLAQMLEDEEISCKIIEADAGRCKYLAERLGRSVILHGAATDPDLLREENVGSTDAFLAFTKDEEDNILAALLAKRAGAARVMALVNKPSYASLVMTIGVDAVISPNAAAVSAILHFIRKGKVVSVTTVGEEAAEALEVVALETSELVGKPLKEGGFKNAIVGAIVRGDEVHIPSGEDIIEVGDHVVIFALKSAIPDVERLMMVQLRYF; this is encoded by the coding sequence GTGAGCATCGTGATCGTCGGGGGTGGAGAAATCGGCGCTACTCTCGCAGAGCATCTGTCTCGCGAGAGCAAGGACGTCATCGTGATCGAGGCCGATGAGGCTCGCGTCCGCGAGCTTCGCGATGCCGCCGATGTGAGCGTCGTACACGGCAACGGCTCCAATCCCGAAGTCCTCAAGGCGGCCGGTCTCGACGAGGCCGAGATGCTGATTGCCGTAACCAACTCCGACGAGGTGAACATCGTCGCCAGTCTGGTTGCCACCAAGCAGAGTGTCATTCGCACGAATATCGCGCGCGTGCGCGATCCGGACCTGGCGGCGGCGGTACCCGCCTTGTTCGAAGACGATCCACTCGATCTGAATATCAATCCCGAAGAGGTGGCGGCCCGCAACATCCTCAAGACGCTGCGTGTTCCCGGAGCAGCCGGTGTCTTCGACTTCGCGGACGGCCGCGTGCAGGTCGGGGCCTTCACCGTCGATCAAGACTGCGCCACCGTCGGCGTGCCGTTGTTCGAACTCGCGAACAAGTTCGATTTCGATTTCAATATCGTCGCGATCTCGCGTCGCGGTCCAGCGTTCATTCCCGACGGTCGCTCTCAGATCGAAATTGGCGACAAGATCTACGCGGCGGGTTCACCCGAAGCCCTCAGCGAACTGGCGTCTCTACTGGGAAAGCCCAATGTAGACACGCGCCGTATCGTGATCGCCGGTGGCGGGAACATCACCTATCACCTGGCGCAGATGCTCGAGGACGAGGAAATCTCCTGCAAGATCATCGAAGCCGATGCCGGCCGGTGCAAGTACCTGGCTGAACGCCTGGGTCGCAGCGTGATCCTGCACGGCGCCGCGACGGATCCCGATCTGCTGCGCGAGGAAAACGTCGGTAGCACCGACGCTTTTCTCGCGTTTACGAAGGACGAAGAAGACAACATCCTGGCCGCGCTACTCGCCAAGCGGGCCGGAGCGGCCCGCGTGATGGCGTTGGTCAATAAACCTTCCTATGCGTCGCTCGTCATGACCATCGGAGTGGATGCGGTGATCAGTCCGAACGCCGCAGCGGTCTCCGCCATCTTGCACTTCATTCGCAAGGGTAAAGTGGTGTCGGTTACGACCGTGGGCGAGGAGGCGGCCGAGGCGCTCGAGGTCGTCGCTCTCGAGACATCGGAACTGGTCGGCAAGCCGCTGAAAGAAGGCGGCTTCAAGAACGCGATCGTCGGCGCGATCGTGCGCGGCGACGAAGTACACATCCCTTCGGGCGAGGACATCATCGAAGTGGGGGATCACGTCGTGATCTTCGCGCTCAAGAGCGCGATTCCCGACGTGGAACGGCTCATGATGGTTCAGTTGCGGTACTTTTGA
- the rpsT gene encoding 30S ribosomal protein S20, with the protein MANHKSAAKRHRQSLKRADRNNHIRATVRGAVRKLRQAAADDSPDRAELFQQAERLLRRATTKGVFHPRTTSRTVSRLSKLV; encoded by the coding sequence ATGGCAAATCACAAATCCGCAGCAAAACGTCATCGTCAGTCGCTCAAGAGGGCGGACCGGAACAACCATATCCGGGCCACCGTCCGCGGCGCAGTCCGTAAACTCCGCCAGGCGGCAGCGGACGATTCGCCCGATCGGGCCGAACTCTTCCAGCAGGCCGAACGCTTGCTGCGCAGAGCCACGACCAAGGGCGTTTTTCACCCCAGAACGACCTCTCGCACCGTTTCCCGGCTCAGCAAGCTCGTCTAG